In Clostridia bacterium, the following are encoded in one genomic region:
- a CDS encoding MBL fold metallo-hydrolase: MKLYVLGCMGPYPEKDRALSSYLVETKEAKVLLDCGSGALAQLQKYIEINQLDGLILSHLHGDHMSDVLSLIYYCASHNFRLNVYLPNEDSLEYRLIANFPLFNIIHISDGKTIKIKDQEITFIEMVHPRQTFGAKITDGSVTLSYTGDTVINPNLDILTKNADVVLADCAYPSEFHTPQTPHMSLYQGAKYAENKPFKLLVTHFKPECDISEEVNQLGLHCVKQGDIYTIKHNGFTKN; the protein is encoded by the coding sequence ATGAAATTGTATGTTTTGGGTTGCATGGGACCATATCCCGAAAAAGACAGAGCATTAAGCAGTTATCTTGTGGAAACAAAAGAAGCAAAAGTCTTATTAGATTGCGGTAGCGGAGCATTGGCTCAGCTGCAAAAATATATTGAAATAAATCAACTTGACGGTTTGATTCTGAGTCATCTACATGGTGATCATATGTCTGATGTTTTGAGTTTGATATATTATTGCGCAAGCCATAATTTTAGACTTAATGTTTATTTGCCCAATGAAGACAGCTTAGAATACCGTCTTATTGCAAATTTTCCGCTCTTTAATATCATTCATATTAGTGATGGAAAAACAATTAAAATAAAAGACCAAGAAATTACATTTATTGAAATGGTTCATCCAAGACAAACTTTTGGTGCCAAAATAACTGACGGTTCTGTTACTTTAAGCTATACAGGGGATACAGTCATTAATCCCAATCTTGATATCCTGACTAAAAATGCTGATGTAGTGCTTGCTGACTGTGCATATCCTAGCGAATTTCACACTCCTCAAACACCTCATATGTCATTGTATCAGGGAGCAAAATATGCCGAAAATAAACCTTTTAAGCTGCTTGTAACGCACTTTAAACCAGAATGTGATATATCAGAAGAAGTTAATCAATTAGGACTTCATTGCGTCAAACAGGGCGATATTTACACAATAAAGCATAACGGTTTTACAAAAAATTAA
- a CDS encoding ECF transporter S component → MQQNNNDFLKDKKTLRKLKNLTLSIYYISLIAIFSALVYVFTAFAAFPIGTGYVHLGDIFIFEACMFLGFYAVIPAVLGSILADIFLGFGYYVPATAIIKGLMVVILLLIKGKKKSGARVLLSMIISSVFMQIGYTSYELLLILIGSSNALTYAVVLSPILILSNFSQTLFGVLGGYIMLKISNRLNLFDRKKIIMSIEKEKHE, encoded by the coding sequence ATGCAGCAAAATAATAATGACTTTTTAAAAGATAAAAAAACTTTAAGAAAATTAAAAAATTTGACTCTTTCAATATATTATATCTCGCTCATAGCTATTTTCAGTGCTTTGGTTTATGTTTTTACTGCTTTTGCTGCGTTTCCCATAGGTACAGGCTACGTTCATCTTGGCGATATATTTATTTTTGAAGCTTGCATGTTTTTGGGCTTTTACGCAGTAATCCCGGCCGTTTTGGGAAGTATACTAGCAGATATTTTTCTTGGGTTTGGTTATTATGTGCCTGCAACCGCTATTATTAAGGGATTGATGGTAGTTATATTATTGCTTATCAAAGGCAAGAAAAAATCAGGTGCAAGAGTTCTTTTATCAATGATAATATCATCTGTATTTATGCAGATAGGTTATACAAGCTATGAACTTTTGCTGATTTTGATAGGCAGCTCAAATGCTTTGACCTATGCTGTGGTTTTGTCGCCTATATTAATCTTATCTAATTTTTCTCAAACGCTTTTTGGAGTTTTGGGCGGCTATATAATGCTCAAAATTTCTAATAGACTTAATCTTTTTGATCGTAAAAAAATTATTATGTCAATAGAAAAGGAGAAGCATGAATGA
- a CDS encoding MFS transporter yields MYLKTKIAKKPIMSTASKVMYGAGSLGYCMVTQTATSLLMYFGTVAHGMSGTLMGVAILIGTIWDGAGDPIFGSLSDRCRSKFFGRRHGFMFFGMFGIAIINIVLWSMPMALPQWVKFIWITIFNLMFNTFNTIFQTPYQALGLELSSDYDDRSSLEVFKTVFFLIGMLIPTVLLAVVFTDKGKPEQYMTMAYLGSCVMLVTGMLTFMGTYNQMPRLNIQARTGTIEKKSIIDVFIDFFKAFKVKNFRALVVGYAVSLMSAALLTSIGLHFFNYTFQFTFIETAIVLGGLFVMTVFSQPFWMIISRKIDKKPSLILGVVISLIGILYEGVIFVLYYYLHTVQKAELLIYLLIGMLIVGFGVGAIFSMPGSMMGDVIIVEQQRTGINKTGTYNSFMTFAYKISQSLSSFLAGIMLDIIGFNVNKPMGTRVFASLGWLVIIGVFLVLAISIVFYAQYGISKKDVQEINIKLDNI; encoded by the coding sequence ATACTGTATGGTTACCCAGACCGCGACATCTTTGTTGATGTATTTCGGAACGGTTGCGCATGGAATGTCTGGTACGCTTATGGGTGTAGCAATACTCATAGGTACTATTTGGGACGGAGCAGGGGATCCGATTTTTGGATCATTGTCTGACCGTTGCCGAAGTAAGTTTTTTGGACGAAGACATGGCTTTATGTTCTTTGGGATGTTTGGAATTGCCATAATCAACATTGTATTATGGTCAATGCCAATGGCTTTGCCGCAATGGGTAAAATTCATTTGGATTACTATTTTTAATTTGATGTTTAACACCTTTAATACTATTTTTCAAACTCCTTATCAGGCACTTGGACTAGAATTGTCCAGCGATTATGATGACCGTTCGTCTTTGGAAGTTTTTAAAACAGTATTTTTCTTGATAGGAATGCTTATCCCTACGGTGTTGTTAGCTGTAGTTTTTACTGACAAAGGTAAACCTGAACAATATATGACTATGGCTTATTTGGGTTCATGCGTTATGCTTGTTACCGGAATGCTGACATTTATGGGAACATATAACCAAATGCCCAGACTTAATATCCAAGCACGTACTGGAACAATAGAAAAGAAATCCATAATTGATGTTTTTATTGATTTTTTCAAAGCATTCAAGGTTAAAAACTTTAGAGCTTTGGTAGTAGGTTATGCTGTATCACTAATGAGCGCTGCTTTGCTCACATCAATAGGTCTGCACTTTTTTAATTATACCTTCCAATTTACCTTTATTGAAACCGCTATAGTATTGGGCGGATTGTTTGTAATGACTGTCTTTTCTCAGCCTTTTTGGATGATTATTTCAAGAAAGATTGATAAGAAACCGTCTTTGATTTTGGGTGTTGTTATTTCTTTGATAGGTATTTTATATGAAGGTGTGATTTTTGTCTTATATTATTATTTGCACACAGTGCAAAAAGCAGAACTATTGATCTATTTGCTAATAGGAATGCTTATTGTAGGTTTTGGTGTAGGTGCAATTTTCTCAATGCCTGGTTCTATGATGGGAGACGTAATTATTGTAGAGCAGCAGAGGACAGGTATTAATAAAACTGGAACATATAACTCATTTATGACATTTGCATATAAAATCTCTCAAAGCCTTTCATCTTTTTTAGCTGGTATCATGCTGGATATTATAGGCTTTAATGTCAACAAACCTATGGGAACAAGAGTTTTCGCATCTCTAGGCTGGCTAGTTATTATAGGCGTATTTTTGGTGTTAGCGATAAGCATTGTGTTTTATGCCCAATACGGTATATCCAAAAAAGATGTTCAGGAAATAAATATTAAGTTAGACAATATTTAA